AGGATGCTGCGATGTTGTCACAAGTTTTGTACTGAATCACCATCTGAACTTGCATGCACTCATCCATGTCCTCGCTTTGTGTGAAATGTCCGCGATGACAGAAGTGCGACAAGGAATTAAGTAGTTTaggtcacaaacacacactggcTGCTGTACACAGTTGTTTACGGCAGCGGCTCCAATGACAACAAACATTCTCAGGTCTTTTTGAGTACAACTCACCGCCATTATCGCAAAGCCAAATGGAAGTGAATGAGACCTACACGCAAACAGGTAAAGCATCAAGCAGagacaaagttttctttcacgtctgataaatttgtttataaaaaccGGGAAAATATCTCTGATTATTTTACATTGGATACGACGACTGACGAGACTGTAGGGCGGCTGTCCCGGATGAAGGCCACACAGAAGGCACAAGCCGGAAGTGTTGGTGTCGCACGGATGAGCACGTTGACACACACTTGAAATTCCCGGTTTGCTCGCCGCTTCCCTTATTTCTCCACTTTCCTTCTCTGGAGCTCGTCCCGATGACATCGTCCTTGCTGCTGATACGGTGTTGAACAACTAACCGTAGAACTTTGAAGAAGAGATCATGGTGAGTAGTGTCCTTGCGTGGTGTTGCCATGACAGCAGTGACTACAGATGCTGGTGGGACTAGCTACAGAAGGTCGGCCATTCAAGGTGAGTGTGAGATTACAGGTAAACCTGTTGTTACAAGTGTGACAgacatcatcgttgtcgtcacATGTCACTGCTACTGTCGCCACCTTCTGTCCTGTGTCTGGCCATCTTTActgtgcacgtgtgtttgtatgtttgtgtgtttgtgtgtctgcctgATTGTGTTGCTCTTGTCTTCACCACCTACTGTGTGTATGTCTAGTGATATTGTAAAGCGCAGTGGGCccccgtctgtgtgtgtgtgggggggggggaagtgcactatacatgtgtacatgtagtCTGACTAACCCCATCCAACAGACAAGTATCCGGGTCACGGCAACATTTGTAGTGCGACCGCGAACTAacatccctggactgctggcagacgattttttccagttaaccgctaaaacgaggctggagACGACATAATTCTAACTACTGTAGAGTGAAGTGTCTACGACTACCGTAGAGTGAAACGCATTGATTACTGTAGACTGAAATGAAACAGACTAAGGGAAATCCATCCTTGAGGCAGGAGCATCATTTTGTTGTATTGTGATATAAAATACAGCAACAAATATATTGCAGATGTACAAATACATTCtacaccagacctgggcaaaggccggcccgcctcctgtctctgaccggcccgcccgctggcccgcccaccactatatatactatatatacagtattgggtaaaactgagttaactatattagtccggccctctaaaaccatctcagtttctcatgcggccccttgaaaattaattgaaaattaattgcccGCCCCTGTTCTAGACACTTCCCATTGTTGATTGAATGACAGGCTGAAGGTGTATAGAGTGATCACTgtgataaatgtattttgtatgtaAGAACATGTACAAAACTCTCAACAATAATTTAGACATTGGTGGACTGTTGCTGACGAGGCCCTGACTGTAGTCCACGAGCAGCGTGCAGTACCCGAGCGATGTTATCTCCCCTCATAAAGGGCAGACAAGTCTTCGTCCGACTGACGCCACAGGTACGACGACAGTAGGTCATGTGATCACAATCGTGGTCAGCGCCTCATCGCGTCACTCATGCCTGGTCACAACCCTCGTCAGCAGCGACTGACGTCAGCCATACCTGGTCACAACGCTGGTCAGCAGCGACTGACGTCAGCCATACCTGGTCACAACGCTGGTCAGCAGCAACTGACGTCAGCCATACCTGGTCACAACGTTGGTCAGCAGCGACTGACGTCAGCCATACCTGGTCACAACGCTGGTCAGCAGCGACTGACGTCAGCCATACCTGGTCACAACGCTGGTCAGCAGCGACTGACGTCAGCCATACCTGGTCACAACGCTGGTCAGCAGCGACTGACGTCAGCCATACCTGGTCACAACGCTGGTCAGCAGCGACTGACGTCACTCTTGCTCGGTCACAACGCTGGTCAGCAGCGACCACCTTCAGCCACATCTGGATACAATGGAGGCCGGCACAAACACCCGTCAGCCATGTCCAGTCACACTTCTGGTCAGCAGCAACCGCAGTGCCTATTACAACAGGTGAGACGAGGAGACTGTCACTACTTAATGTCACTAGTTATaatgttgtgacgtcacagctgtgtCATTTCGCCACAACCACAGTTTTTGCCACTTCGTGTCAGTCACGTGCTGTGCTCGGCTGCCTGCTTGCCGAGATAATTTAGTCTTGGTGACCTCAGAGTCTCTATTCATGacctctcccccccccaccccgtTTGACGCCCTCGTTGTTGGCTGCATGACGTCATAACATGGATGTGTGACGTGGTGCGAGCGTGTCGGTTCACACAGGTAAACATCCAAACATCGCATTGTTTACCAATAGTTCTCAAATCACTTACCTTTGTTTGTGACTAATAACCATCTGCCTTTATTGACCTTTGAACTCCAGGCCACGTGCTGGGGCGGAGGAGCAGCCGATGGAGGGCCGCGTGCAAATCTTGTGGCCACTGATGGCGATGGACAAGACCGCGCGACATCCGCGGCTGACGGTGAGGACTGTAGTGTCTCCTACATGTTTATCAACTGTCAAACTACTGGACAGACTGTCACCGGTGTCACGACACGGAGAACGTGACTTTCTGACGGAAAACAGGAACTGCTTACCCCCTACCCTCCCGTCAGCCCCCTCCCCATTTGAAccaaatttaaagaaaatcagtGAGCGTTCATTTGAACAGGTATGACCCACTTTTATAGCAATATTCATTTTTCTGGCAGATTTactaaaaaaacacacacacacacacacagaggaggcGTGTGGTGTGTTGTAGCCATGGTGACAAGGAGGTCCTCACATCAACCCTGACGTTCTGCTCGTAATTTACCGCGCACCTGCTGAGTGTAGAACAAAAGCTTTGTGCGGCTACCAAAACACGgggaatgttttgtttgttgctttcaGCAGCCACTGACCTCTGTTTTGTTTGCCTAGAAATGAACTCCTCGCTCCAGGAGGCGAAGGCTGGCGCTGACGTCCATGCTGACCTTGACCCATCACCTGTGTCAGGTGCGAACCTCAGTCGCGGTCTTCCTTCCCAAGTGGAGTCGGCGGTTACACCCGTCAGCCAGGAGCCTGGTTCTCAGGTGTGTGAGGCATGGCAATGTACTACACAGCTAATGGTCTACACCTCTCGGTGTGCGCTAATATCCACGATACACTAACATCGCCAACATCTTTGTACCCAGGAGGTCATCTCGGCTCAAGCCCAGAccttctggctccagtgggtggAGGCCGCCTTCCCTGATCTCGACAAGCAAGTCTACTTCCTGCCGCCTGTCTACATCAACCGCGTGCACGTGACAACACGGGATGCTGCCGGTCAGGAAGTTCAGGTCCTTGAACCAGCACCTGGGCAGGCCGGACAGTCCAGCCAACCGACACCACCCAAGGCAACCGGACAGTCCAGCCAGCCGACACCACCCAAGGCGACCGGACAGTCCAGCCATCCGACACCACCCAAGGCGACCGGTCGGTGCAACCACCCGACAACGAATCCAGTCACTCCGGGTACTCCTCTGTCGGTCGTCGAAGACAGCGATGTGAGAGACGATGCGGCCATGCAGCGCGTGCTGTTCtgtctgcagaaaatgtttgagcGAAACGGAGAAGTGCTGGTTGGACTGAGCCATCTTGAGTTCAGACACTACCTGAGTGAACCTGCCTATGCTGCCGCGGTGGCCCCCCTACCTTTGCCCTCCAGTCTCCCTCGCTTCTGGAGACGAGGAGACTTCGACGTGCTTCTCATTCACCGACATCATGGCTTTGTCGTCTGCGAGGTGAAGGCTTTTGGCGACAATGTGGAAAAGCTGCAGATGTCTCGGCAAGACATCGACTCTAATATCAGCAAGAAAATGTCCGAGGCCGTCACACAGCTGAagaaggcggaggccatgttgtctcacctggtgtccgacatcgctcccggtctgcgcatcactaagaccatcgccttccccaacctctCGGCTCATCAGCTACAACAGGCCATCTCTCAGGACACCCGGATGACTCAGGTGATCACCCTGTCAACAGGCACACAACTTTGTCTCTTTATACGTtgtaacatttctgtttgtctttctgtgttgTGTCTGCACACGTTCCAGGTGACTGGCTTTTGCTGCATTCCTCCCCGATGTCCACGCGAAAGAAAAGCCTTTGTCATCATCAGAGATTTTGAATGCAGCTGTGAACAGTCCAGTGTGAACACTCAGTTACAGTAACTAGGGACTGTAGGGACTATAGGGACTAGGGTTAGGGATGAATGCACTAAACACCTGAAGGTGACATGTTACCTGTGTGTGCCCGTTGTCATGGAGATTGTCTGTATTCTGTCAGCTGTCTTtgcaggacctgtgtcggtgtctgggagcGTCAAATGTCGCCGACATCCCAGGACTGTGTCTGTGCTCTgaccagttgtctgaccccaagaccccgtgtgacgtcagtggtcACGTGCTGAGGCAACtgggacactggtggcagcgacgcgTGGccggggctggacctgacagtcacatgacttgtCACCTGTACAAGACGCTGGTAGCCAGGTGAAGACTACACTCAATGACACCACTCCATTTTAAAGCTTCAGACATCATCggtcacaaaataataattttgtaaacaaaagttaatttAATCACTGGTTAATGAAAGGAGCTTGTTTAGTGTTTCCGCAAAGTCTGCTAATCGCCATTGACCGTGACAGCCTCGGCTACTTACTGTGACACCTGTATGCAACAACCAGCCTGCTACTTCTTCTCCGTAGTTTAGGTTCGCTCTACAGAACAGGACACATATCTATACAGTAGACTCCCTATAGAACAGGACATGTCTATCTATACAGTAGGCTCGCTCTACAGGACACATATATCTATACAGTAGCCTCACTCTACAgaacatatatatctatacagtAGGCTCAGTGTAAAAGACAAGCACACCTGTCCATGAGGTGTAGGTGTGATGTGTTTGTacaggttctgtggtccggccacaacagtgactgtgccgtGCACGTCTGTGCCACACCTGcatgtcaagaccctgggtcaggccgtgtggttgACAGGTGAGTGCTACACAGCTCGGATTACACTCTTCCCGGAACAAGTTCACCTGCTGAACACGGCGTTTGCTCGAGTCTTTCTGGCCGGACCCCCCGGCACAGGTAAGACCGTGGTGCTGCAGCTGAAGGGCAGGGAGTGGCTGTGGCGGGGTCACCAGGTGTACATAGTCAGCACCTggtgggggagtcgtgcagcgtgcagccTGCTGTACCACCTGCTGCAGCAGTCTGTCGAcacacagtcacctgcacaACCTACACGTAGCCTCGTCCGTCTCCGCCAATATGATTTCAACCTCGAGAAGGAAGTGGacaaggccgtcaacgacttgtcagaGGCGGCGAGGTCAGGGGTCGTGTATGTCATCGCTGATGAGGCGTGGTGAGCTGTACAATATGTAATGTTGTTATGATCAGCTCGGTGAGCTGTACAATATGTAATGTTGTTATGATCAGCTCGGTGAGCTGTACAGTATGTAATGTTATGATCAGCTCGGTGAGCTGTACAGTATGTAATGTTGTTATGATCAGCTCGGTGAGCTGTACAGTATGTAATGTTATGATCAGCTCGGTGAGCTGTACAGTATGTAATGTTGTTATGATCATCTCGGTGAGCTGTACAGTATGTAATGTTGTTATGATCAGCTCGGTGAGCTGTACAGTATGTAATGTTGTTATGATCAGCTCGGTGAGCTGTACAGTATGTAATGCAGATAGGCGATTGTCACAATCACATAACAATCATCAAGACGACAAGAACTTCAGAACTGTCACAGATAAGTGAGCAGTCATATCAATGCAGCCTTATACACACACTGAACACACAGCAGTACAAGTGACAAGTGCAGTATCTGTCAGTGACACGCCGTACTTCACTGGGTCAGTGACAGGCTTCATTTCATTACCTGCCAGTGACAGGATATATTTCATGATGTGTCAGTAACGCCATGTTTCATTGACATCAATGACATGCCATACTTCATTACCTGCCAGTGACAGGTTATATTTCACGATGTGTCAGTGACAGGCCAAACTTCCAGATCTTTTGCTGCCAACTGTTGGCACGGGTACCTGGGGTGCACCTGTGGGCGGCGAGCTGTTACCACGTGCAGGTACCCGCCCACTGGCGTGTGGAGAGTTtgaccagacccctccgctctccccCGGCCGTGGTGAGGGAGGTGGAGCAGGATGAGTTTATCACCAAGCATCGCATTGTGCAGACCTACAGTCAGCGGGGTGTCCCCGACCGGACAGACGGCCCGCCCATCAGGCGACTGAGTCACCGAGGTGAGGGTCACT
This window of the Pomacea canaliculata isolate SZHN2017 linkage group LG4, ASM307304v1, whole genome shotgun sequence genome carries:
- the LOC112561811 gene encoding uncharacterized protein LOC112561811 isoform X3: MLVGLATEGRPFKQRLTSAIPGHNAGQQRLTSAIPGHNAGQQQLTSAIPGHNVGQQRLTSAIPGHNAGQQRLTSAIPGHNAGQQRLTSAIPGHNAGQQRLTSAIPGHNAGQQRLTSLLLGHNAGQQRPPSATSGYNGGRHKHPSAMSSHTSGQQQPQCLLQQATCWGGGAADGGPRANLVATDGDGQDRATSAADEMNSSLQEAKAGADVHADLDPSPVSGANLSRGLPSQVESAVTPVSQEPGSQEVISAQAQTFWLQWVEAAFPDLDKQVYFLPPVYINRVHVTTRDAAGQEVQVLEPAPGQAGQSSQPTPPKATGQSSHPTPPKATGRCNHPTTNPVTPGTPLSVVEDSDVRDDAAMQRVLFCLQKMFERNGEVLVGLSHLEFRHYLSEPAYAAAVAPLPLPSSLPRFWRRGDFDVLLIHRHHGFVVCEVKAFGDNVEKLQMSRQDIDSNISKKMSEAVTQLKKAEAMLSHLVSDIAPGLRITKTIAFPNLSAHQLQQAISQDTRMTQDLCRCLGASNVADIPGLCLCSDQLSDPKTPCDVSGHVLRQLGHWWQRRVAGAGPDSHMTCHLYKTLVARFCGPATTVTVPCTSVPHLHVKTLGQAVWLTGECYTARITLFPEQVHLLNTAFARVFLAGPPGTGKTVVLQLKGREWLWRGHQVYIVSTWWGSRAACSLLYHLLQQSVDTQSPAQPTRSLVRLRQYDFNLEKEVDKAVNDLSEAARSGVVYVIADEACDRPNFQIFCCQLLARVPGVHLWAASCYHVQVPAHWRVESLTRPLRSPPAVVREVEQDEFITKHRIVQTYSQRGVPDRTDGPPIRRLSHRGEGHSERPIHTCVECGAEVATFLFKLRAGVPATMGGEPPPLCLKWSDVLLLYDWGDITEDSGIVTGLREAGIPVRVMKDDDIEDVATARSDVVWVANGHHVRGLERKVVVCLERVDVNPNVRLHFVSRCTSQLVILSPDD
- the LOC112561811 gene encoding uncharacterized protein LOC112561811 isoform X1; this encodes MLVGLATEGRPFKQRLTSAIPGHNAGQQRLTSAIPGHNAGQQQLTSAIPGHNVGQQRLTSAIPGHNAGQQRLTSAIPGHNAGQQRLTSAIPGHNAGQQRLTSAIPGHNAGQQRLTSLLLGHNAGQQRPPSATSGYNGGRHKHPSAMSSHTSGQQQPQCLLQQATCWGGGAADGGPRANLVATDGDGQDRATSAADEMNSSLQEAKAGADVHADLDPSPVSGANLSRGLPSQVESAVTPVSQEPGSQEVISAQAQTFWLQWVEAAFPDLDKQVYFLPPVYINRVHVTTRDAAGQEVQVLEPAPGQAGQSSQPTPPKATGQSSQPTPPKATGQSSHPTPPKATGRCNHPTTNPVTPGTPLSVVEDSDVRDDAAMQRVLFCLQKMFERNGEVLVGLSHLEFRHYLSEPAYAAAVAPLPLPSSLPRFWRRGDFDVLLIHRHHGFVVCEVKAFGDNVEKLQMSRQDIDSNISKKMSEAVTQLKKAEAMLSHLVSDIAPGLRITKTIAFPNLSAHQLQQAISQDTRMTQDLCRCLGASNVADIPGLCLCSDQLSDPKTPCDVSGHVLRQLGHWWQRRVAGAGPDSHMTCHLYKTLVARFCGPATTVTVPCTSVPHLHVKTLGQAVWLTGECYTARITLFPEQVHLLNTAFARVFLAGPPGTGKTVVLQLKGREWLWRGHQVYIVSTWWGSRAACSLLYHLLQQSVDTQSPAQPTRSLVRLRQYDFNLEKEVDKAVNDLSEAARSGVVYVIADEACDRPNFQIFCCQLLARVPGVHLWAASCYHVQVPAHWRVESLTRPLRSPPAVVREVEQDEFITKHRIVQTYSQRGVPDRTDGPPIRRLSHRGEGHSERPIHTCVECGAEVATFLFKLRAGVPATMGGEPPPLCLKWSDVLLLYDWGDITEDSGIVTGLREAGIPVRVMKDDDIEDVATARSDVVWVANGHHVRGLERKVVVCLERVDVNPNVRLHFVSRCTSQLVILSPDD
- the LOC112561811 gene encoding uncharacterized protein LOC112561811 isoform X2, coding for MPGHNPRQQRLTSAIPGHNAGQQRLTSAIPGHNAGQQQLTSAIPGHNVGQQRLTSAIPGHNAGQQRLTSAIPGHNAGQQRLTSAIPGHNAGQQRLTSAIPGHNAGQQRLTSLLLGHNAGQQRPPSATSGYNGGRHKHPSAMSSHTSGQQQPQCLLQQATCWGGGAADGGPRANLVATDGDGQDRATSAADEMNSSLQEAKAGADVHADLDPSPVSGANLSRGLPSQVESAVTPVSQEPGSQEVISAQAQTFWLQWVEAAFPDLDKQVYFLPPVYINRVHVTTRDAAGQEVQVLEPAPGQAGQSSQPTPPKATGQSSQPTPPKATGQSSHPTPPKATGRCNHPTTNPVTPGTPLSVVEDSDVRDDAAMQRVLFCLQKMFERNGEVLVGLSHLEFRHYLSEPAYAAAVAPLPLPSSLPRFWRRGDFDVLLIHRHHGFVVCEVKAFGDNVEKLQMSRQDIDSNISKKMSEAVTQLKKAEAMLSHLVSDIAPGLRITKTIAFPNLSAHQLQQAISQDTRMTQDLCRCLGASNVADIPGLCLCSDQLSDPKTPCDVSGHVLRQLGHWWQRRVAGAGPDSHMTCHLYKTLVARFCGPATTVTVPCTSVPHLHVKTLGQAVWLTGECYTARITLFPEQVHLLNTAFARVFLAGPPGTGKTVVLQLKGREWLWRGHQVYIVSTWWGSRAACSLLYHLLQQSVDTQSPAQPTRSLVRLRQYDFNLEKEVDKAVNDLSEAARSGVVYVIADEACDRPNFQIFCCQLLARVPGVHLWAASCYHVQVPAHWRVESLTRPLRSPPAVVREVEQDEFITKHRIVQTYSQRGVPDRTDGPPIRRLSHRGEGHSERPIHTCVECGAEVATFLFKLRAGVPATMGGEPPPLCLKWSDVLLLYDWGDITEDSGIVTGLREAGIPVRVMKDDDIEDVATARSDVVWVANGHHVRGLERKVVVCLERVDVNPNVRLHFVSRCTSQLVILSPDD